The genomic window CCGCATCGCCAGGGCGACGGCGATGCCGTTGAACAGCCCCGTCGTCTGCTCCAGGACGCTGTGCCAGTTGGTCTCGTAGCCGCTGGTCACCTCCACGAGCTTGAGCATGGAGGCCGCGGCGAAGCCGATCCCGCCGAGGAAGCCCGTGACGAGCGTCGCGCGGGCCACCTCGGGCAAGCCATGGCGCAGGCAGTAGGCCAGGATGCCCATGACCATCCCCAGGCAGCCCGCCCAGTTGTCCCCCCGCGGCGGCGTCATCCGCAGGCCCAGGACGAGCACGAGGAGGGCGAAGCCCGCCCACCAGCCGGCGGCCATGTGGATGACCAGCGACGTCGACCGGTCCACACGCCGGCGGGCGGCCGCGACCAGCCCCGCCGCCGCCAGAGCCAGCGTCGCGGCGACCCAGTCGGTGTCGTACCAGTTGAGGTCGACGCCGAGGCCCCGCAGCGCCGGCTCGATCGCCACGCCTTGCAGCCACCATGCGAGGAAGACGGCTCCCATAGGGGTGAACAGCTCCGCGACGCGGCGCGGGCTGGCCTCGGCCGTGAACGCCGTGCCCGCACCCCCCGGGGCGGCCCAGAGGAAGCCGATGACGAACAGATTCGCGAAGCCGTAGAGGACCGAAAGTGAATGTCCGGAATGGGTATAGCCGATGACTTGCATGTAGGAGATGCTGCCCCCGAACGACCAGCCGAGGGCCCCGAACATCGCGAAGAACGGGACGGCCGGCAGCCAGTCGCGGCGTCCCGACGTCAGCACGGCGGCCATCGCCGCGAGCGCGCCGGGCAGCATCGCGCCGTACTCATGGCCGAAGTTGCCCCGGATGCCCCAGCCGATCGACAGCGCCAGTGCCGTCAACCCGATCGACACCCCCCTCACCCTCCCGAGTGCATGCGACATGCTCGTCTCGCTCCATCGCACGGCGCCACGCGCGGCACCATCATTCGAGGGCCCATTCTCGGCATGCGGGCCTGACTTCGTCCAGCGAGAACAGGTTCGAGGGTTCCGATGGAATTCGGCGCGCCATCTGCGAATGATTCAGTTGTCAGCACGGAATGCGTGACCTAGCTTTCTCCAGGAGGCCGCGGGGGTCGGGAGGTCGTGCCAGCCCCGCGGGGATTCGCTCTCCGACAAGAAAGGTGCCGACATGTGGGTCCTCTTCGTGAAGCTGCTGTCCCCGGCGCCCTGGTTCCTCGAGCCCGCCCCGGGTGAAGAGCCCCGGTCCGTGGCCCTGGCGAACCGTCGGCCCCGACAGCCCTCGCTCCGCGGCCCGGCACCCGCGCGGGCCGTGTCGATCCGATCCAAGGACCGCTGAGAGCCGCGGCCGAGGGGCCGGGCCCGGCCGACGGCCCCCTCACCCCGTAGAATGGCAAGGATGCTGGCGAGGGCGCCCGCCGCGACATCGCGCGGGGCCCTCGGCGACCCCCCCAGGCGGGATCGGCCGTGAACGTCTACATGCTGCTGAGGGACGAGAAGGCCCCCCTCTTCTACCACAACGGATCGTCCCCCGATGAGCCCCCCCAGCCGGATGCCGCCCCGGCGCCGGGATTCTGCGGACGCCTCCTGCTCCGCTGGCGACGATTCCAGGAGGACTTCCGCCGGGCCGATTCCGGCACGCTCGGGTGGTGCCGCCACGCCTGGGATTGGCTCCATTCGAGGACCCAACCGGACGAGCCGATGCTCTTCCGGTTCCGTTCCGCGGGCCGCATCGACCTCCACCACCCGCGATCACGCGACCGCGAGGATGTTGCGGCGGCGTGGCACGCCTACCTGGCCGATCGGCGGCGTCGCCACGCGATCCGGCTCGCGGGGAACCTGCTCGTCGCCCCGGTCGCCGGCCTCCTGCTCTTCCCGCTGCCCGGCCCGAACCTGATCGGCTACTGGTTCGCCTACCGGACGATCCACCACGCGTTGGTCCTGGGGGGGCTCCGCCGGGCCATCCGGGGCCGCATCCCGACCTCATACCACGCCGAAGCCTGGCTGGACCTGCCCGTCGAGGGCAACCCATGGCGACACGGCCGCCCCGCGGCCTGAACCCCGGGCCGCCGGCCCAGGACGGGGATCCGGCTTGAGCATCCGGCCACGCCCGTCGTACCATCGCGTGGGCGGGGCAGGACGGCGCCCCTCGTGCCGACCGGCGGATCGGGGCGTCCGGTCCGTTCGGGTCGCCGCTCGAAGGGGAGCCGAATCCCTCGGGGAAGGTCCGACGACGGGCGACCATGCGACTCGTTTCCTACAACATCCACAAGGGCATCGGCGGCCGCGATCGCCGCTACCGGCTCGAGCGCGTGATCGGCGTGCTCGAAGCCCTCAACCCGGACCTGATCTGCCTCCAGGAGGTCGATCGCGACGTCCGCCGCACCCGGCACGACGACCAGCCCCGCCGGTTCGTGGAGGCCTTCCGCTCCGCCGCGCACCTGTACCAGCTCAACGTCCGCCTCAAGGCCGGCGGCTACGGCAACCTGCTCCTGTCCCGGTGGCCGCTGAACGCCCACCACCAGGTCTCGCTCCGGCTGGCCGACCGGAAGCCCCGGGGCGCCCAGATCGCCGTGGTGGACAGCCCCGAGGGGCCGTTCCACCTGGTCCACTGGCACCTCGGCCTCGCCGAGAAGGAGCGGCACTGGCAGGCTCGCCACCTGCTGGATCACCACCTCTTCCGCGAGTCGGCCCACCTCCCGACGCTCATCGTCGGCGACTTCAACGACTGGCGGAACACCCTCGCCACCGGCCCGTTCGCCTCCCACGGCTTCCGGCAGTTGACCCACCCGCGGTCCCGATTCCGGTCCTTCCCGGCCTACCTGCCCCTCACCGCCCTGGACAAGGCCTTCGCGCGCGGCCCCCTGACCTTCCGCCAGGTCCGCATCGCCCACTCACGGCTCGCGCGGGACGCCTCCGACCACCTGCCCCTGGTCATCGACTTCCACGTCGACCATCGCGCGCAACCGCCGGCCCAGGCCCGCCCCCACCACGCGAGGCACGGGACCCCGCCGCACAAGGGCCTCAATCCATGACCCCCCGGGCCGGGTCACCGGCCCTCGACCGGCGCCCCATCCGCCCGCGGCCCCGCCGCCGGCGGCATCGACTCCCCCTCCGACACGTCGCGCGGTGACACCGCGCAGGCGCCCCCCATTCAGGTCGGCACGCCCAGCCGGGGCAGCAGCCAGCGATTGAGGATGATCCACCCGGCCAGGATGCCGACCAGGACCAGCGTCTCCGACATGGTCTTTTTCCGCTCCGCCACTTGCCCCTCACCTCGCGTGAGTTATCATTCTACCGTACCCATTTATTGACTATACAATCCGATTGGAATAAAGTCAACGCCATGGCCATGATCGCGGCGATGCCCGACGAGTTGCTCGATCTGGTTGCCGGCAAGTTCCAGATGCTGGCGGACACGACCCGGCTGGCGATCCTCCGGTCGCTCATGGGGGGGGAGAAGAGCGTGGGGCAGGTGGTGACGGAGACCGGCCGGGGCCAGGCCAACGTGTCCAAGCACCTGAAGCTGCTGGCGGAGTCCGGGCTGGTCGGCCGCCGCAAGGAAGGGCTCCAGGTCTTCTACCGGCTCCAGGACCCGCTCGTGGAGAAGCTGTGCGAGCTCGTCTGCTCGACCATCCGCGAGGACATGGAGCGGTCGATCTCGCGACGGAGTGAGCTGCTCCGCAAGCTCGGCCCCTCGCGCTGATCGATCTCCGGGGCGAGCCGCATCCGACGACCGGCGCGTGCGAGGGGGCCCGATCCTACGGGAGCTTCGACGCCCGGGCGCCTCGGTCGTCCCCGCGGTTCCAGAGGAGCACCAGGGCCAGCAGGCCCGCGATGGGCGCCAGGCCCAGGCAGATCGTCGCGGCGTCGTACGACCCGGTCCGGTCGATCCACCGGCCCGTCGCCCACTGGGCGATGGCGGTGGCGATCCACGTCGCGAAGCTGAGGATGCCCGTGACCTTGCCCATCCTCCGGACCGAGAGGTCCTGGGTGAAGGCGTAGTACGGGGGGAACTGGCCCAGCGAGCCGAACCCGACGGCCAGGAAGCACCCGAGCAGCAGGGTAGACGCCGGCAGGAACGCCGCCGAGACGCTCAGCGAGGTCAGCGCGACGCCGCACGCGAAGGCCGCCATCCGGGCGTCATGGACGGCGAAGCCCCGGGCCGCCAGGCTCTTGACCACGTACCCCGACGCGATGCAGCCGACCCCCGCGACCAGGTAGTACCACGAGGAGAAGTGCTGGACCTCCACGCGGCCGTAGCCGTAGTGCTTCTCCAGCATCATCGGCATCCAGGCCCGGAAGTATTGCCAGCAGAGGTTGATCACGACGACGACCACCAGCAGGGCGGAGAGCCTCGCGGCGAAGACGCCCGGGGGCGCCTCGCCCGGATCCGGGCCCCGGTCGGGAGGGCCGGACGCCCCCGACCCGGGCGAGGCGGGCAGCTCGAGCTCGCCCGGCCGGATCATCAGGAACCAGGCCACGATCCAGAGGAGCCCGGACGCGCCGACGACCTGGAAGGGGAGGCGCCATCCGCCCGGCCCGCCGGAGTTGAGCAGCAGGATCACCTGGGGCGTGACGATCGCCCCGAGCGACGCGCCGCTCTGGAGGATGCTGTTGCCCATCGCCCGCTGGCGGGGCGTCAGCAGGCGCTGCGACGCGGCCAGGGCGCAGGGCCACTGGCCGGCCTCGAAGGCCCCTAGCGCGATCCGGCAGAGGAAGAGCCCCGCATAGCTCGTCACCCGGCCGGTCAGGAACCCGACGGCCGACCAGCCCAGCAGGACGGCCGGGAAGAGCCATCGCAGGCTGACGCGGTCCACGAGCAGGCCGATCGCCACCGACCCGAGGGCGAAGGCGATGCCGAATCCCAGCTCCAGGAGGCCGTAATCCCCGTTCGACAGCGAGAGCGCCTCGCGGATCTCCGAGGCCTGCTGCGCCAGGGTCTGGCGGTCCATGTAGTTCAGGACCGTCGCGAAGAACATCAGCCCGCAGATGCCCCAGGCGCGGAGCGGCGTCGCCTTCTCGGGCCCCGGCTCGAGCGGGCCCGTGGCGATCTCGTCGCCTGCGGCGGCAGGCCGCGTCGAGTCAGCCATCCCAGGACCGCCCGTCCCAGGCCACGACCCGGTTCAGGAACGCCGCGAGGTCCGTCGCGAAGAGGCGGAAGAGCGTCTCCCCCTTCTCGGCGGTCGCCGCGCGGGGGTCGCCGATGTGGCCGGGCTCGCTCCGCTCCCGGGTGATCCAGCCGCGGGAAGCAGGGGCGAAGGCCTTGCCGGGGGCGACGGGCTCGATCGCCCCGATCTCGCCGACCAGCCGCGGGGAGAGTCGGAGCATCATCGAGGTCTCCCACTCGCACGCGTGCTCCATGCGATCCTGCACGAACGAGGGGTCCGCCTCCGCGGGCTTCGAGCCGAGCAGCCAGTACGTCGCGGAGAGGAGGAGCAGGTCGCGGCGGTCGCGGTGCCGCTGGCGGACCTCGAAGACGGCCTGGCTGGACGGCACGATGTTCCCGCCGTGGCCGTTGAGGAGGACGACCCGGCGGAAGCCGTGGGAGAGGAGGTTCTCGCAGAGCCCGCAGAGCACGTCGAGATACGTCCGGGGCTCCGCGGAGAGCGTGCCCGGGAAGTCCATGTGGTGGTGCGAGTTGCCCAGCCAGAGCAGGG from Aquisphaera giovannonii includes these protein-coding regions:
- a CDS encoding endonuclease/exonuclease/phosphatase family protein gives rise to the protein MRLVSYNIHKGIGGRDRRYRLERVIGVLEALNPDLICLQEVDRDVRRTRHDDQPRRFVEAFRSAAHLYQLNVRLKAGGYGNLLLSRWPLNAHHQVSLRLADRKPRGAQIAVVDSPEGPFHLVHWHLGLAEKERHWQARHLLDHHLFRESAHLPTLIVGDFNDWRNTLATGPFASHGFRQLTHPRSRFRSFPAYLPLTALDKAFARGPLTFRQVRIAHSRLARDASDHLPLVIDFHVDHRAQPPAQARPHHARHGTPPHKGLNP
- a CDS encoding MFS transporter — protein: MADSTRPAAAGDEIATGPLEPGPEKATPLRAWGICGLMFFATVLNYMDRQTLAQQASEIREALSLSNGDYGLLELGFGIAFALGSVAIGLLVDRVSLRWLFPAVLLGWSAVGFLTGRVTSYAGLFLCRIALGAFEAGQWPCALAASQRLLTPRQRAMGNSILQSGASLGAIVTPQVILLLNSGGPGGWRLPFQVVGASGLLWIVAWFLMIRPGELELPASPGSGASGPPDRGPDPGEAPPGVFAARLSALLVVVVVINLCWQYFRAWMPMMLEKHYGYGRVEVQHFSSWYYLVAGVGCIASGYVVKSLAARGFAVHDARMAAFACGVALTSLSVSAAFLPASTLLLGCFLAVGFGSLGQFPPYYAFTQDLSVRRMGKVTGILSFATWIATAIAQWATGRWIDRTGSYDAATICLGLAPIAGLLALVLLWNRGDDRGARASKLP
- a CDS encoding ArsR/SmtB family transcription factor codes for the protein MAMIAAMPDELLDLVAGKFQMLADTTRLAILRSLMGGEKSVGQVVTETGRGQANVSKHLKLLAESGLVGRRKEGLQVFYRLQDPLVEKLCELVCSTIREDMERSISRRSELLRKLGPSR
- a CDS encoding creatininase family protein, which produces MQWHEQSWPALGAASRDMPIVVPIAAVEQHGHHLPVFTDSYLLGEVVRRAAAELGDAVAWTPLLWLGNSHHHMDFPGTLSAEPRTYLDVLCGLCENLLSHGFRRVVLLNGHGGNIVPSSQAVFEVRQRHRDRRDLLLLSATYWLLGSKPAEADPSFVQDRMEHACEWETSMMLRLSPRLVGEIGAIEPVAPGKAFAPASRGWITRERSEPGHIGDPRAATAEKGETLFRLFATDLAAFLNRVVAWDGRSWDG